GACCCGCGGTGACGTGCGTCGCGCCAAGCTGTACTACCTCCGTGAGCTGCGCGGCAAGGCCGCGAAGATCAAGGAGAAGCGCGACAACTGATCTCGCCTTCCGGGGTCCACAGAGGGGCCGGATAGCATCTGGCCCCGATGGACACCGAAGCACAGCAGACGGAGCGCGACCGCTCCTCCCGCCCTTCCGCATCCGAGGAGATCTCGGACACAGAGGGTCAGGAGGGGCGGTCGCGCTTCGCGTTGGTGTCGTGGATCACCCAGTGGCTTCCCGGCGGCCGGATCAGCGTGACCCTGTTGGTCTGCCTGCTGTTTTTGCTGTCTCTCAACGCTTTCGTGGCGCAACCGTTCCAGATTCCCAGCGGATCCATGGAAAACGGATTGAGGATCGGGGACCGGGTTCTCGTAAATAAGTTGGCGTACCGTTTCGGTGCCGAGCCGCGGCGCGGAGATGTAGTGGTGTTCGACGGAACCGGGTATTTCGGGGATGCGGACTACATCAAGCGGGTCGTGGGTGTGGGGGGAGACCACGTGGTCTGCTGCGACAAGGAG
Above is a window of Streptomyces sp. NBC_00490 DNA encoding:
- the lepB gene encoding signal peptidase I — encoded protein: MDTEAQQTERDRSSRPSASEEISDTEGQEGRSRFALVSWITQWLPGGRISVTLLVCLLFLLSLNAFVAQPFQIPSGSMENGLRIGDRVLVNKLAYRFGAEPRRGDVVVFDGTGYFGDADYIKRVVGVGGDHVVCCDKEGRIQVNGRSVDESSFLYPGDSPSSVDFDVVVPDGTLFVLGDHRGESSDSRDHLGSPGGGMIPVTEVIGRADWIVWPTAHWTRLHRPDAYARVPAAAGADG